From Mucilaginibacter rubeus, a single genomic window includes:
- a CDS encoding helix-turn-helix domain-containing protein translates to MAAIELLTRDDLQQFRLQLLEDIKSIISAPKVQAKQWLKSAEVRKLLSISSSTLQTLRINGTIRFSRVGKIMYYKNDDILKLLEGEN, encoded by the coding sequence ATGGCGGCAATCGAGTTACTTACCAGAGACGACTTGCAGCAATTTCGGCTGCAATTGTTAGAGGATATTAAATCCATCATCTCGGCACCAAAAGTACAAGCAAAGCAATGGCTTAAAAGCGCGGAAGTCCGTAAATTGCTCAGTATATCTTCAAGCACATTGCAAACCCTTCGCATTAACGGAACTATCCGGTTTTCACGTGTCGGCAAGATCATGTATTATAAAAATGACGATATTCTGAAATTATTGGAGGGCGAGAATTGA